GTCGTGGCCGTGCGCCTGCTCGATACGCTGGCCGAGATCGCCAACAACGCCCAGCTGAAGGCGTCGGCGCCGCCGATCGTGCGCGCCGCCACCAACCTCGATGGCGTGCTCGACACCGGCGTGCTGGATGAGCTGGCCTCGCTGGGCATGGGCGACGGTTTCGAGCGTGAGTTCATCCGCCAGTGCCTGGAGGATGCAGAGAACTGCCTGCGCAAGGCCGAGGTCGACGGCGAGGCAGGCCGCTGGGGCGCCTTCCGCGAACAATCCCACGCGATCAAGGGCGTGGCCGGCAACCTGGGCCTGGTGCGTGCCGCCAACCGCGCCGGCGAACTGATGCGGATGGCCGACTGGCAGCTCAAGGCCGAATGGCGTCCGCGCCTGGCCGTGCTGCAGGGCGCGATCAAGGAAGGGCGGCAGGCCCTGGATGCACGCGCCGAGCGCAAGGCACGCGGCGCGGCCGACGACATGGAACGGTAGCGTCGAGCTTGCTCGACTGCCTTCGTTCCATGTAGTGCCGAGCCATGCTCGGCTGCATTCGGCGCGGTCCGCGATGCAAGGCATCCACGCAGCAAGGCATCCACGCATGGCGTGGATCTACTGGGTCTGCGACGCAAGGCACGCGGCGCGGCCGACGACATGGAACGGTAGCGTCGAGCTTGCTCGACTGCCTTCGTTTCATGTAGTGCCGAGCCATGCTCGGCTGCATTCCGCGCGGTCTGCGATGCAAGGCATCCACGCAGCAAGGCATCCACGCATGGCGTGGATCTACTGTCTTGGTCGCGCGAGCGCGAAAAAAAGCCCGGGGGCCAGCCGGGCTTGAACCCAGAGGGGGAGGAGAGCAATCAGGCGGCGTCGAGGCCGGCGCGACGGGTCTGTGCCTTGATCAGGCGATCCATCGTGCGCAGCGAACGATCACCCAGGGCCAGGGCGGAGTCGACCCAGACCTTGGTGATTTCCAGCAGCTCGTCGTAGCTGACCGACTGCGCCAGGTTGCGCGCCGCGTTCATGGCCAGGTACGACTGCGGCAAGCGCTGCTGGTGGCGGATCATGTCATCGACGGCGGCGCGGCCTTCCCCCTTCTTCACCAGCACGTCGACCACGCCCAGGGCGTGCATTTCCTCGGACGAATAGATGCGGCCGTCGAGGATGATCTTCTCGGCCAGCTGCGGCGACACCCGGCGGCACAGGAACGAGTACGCGCCCATGCCCGGGAACAGGCCGAACAGCACTTCGGGCAGGCCCATGCCGCAGCCTTCCTCGGCCACGATGGTGTGGCAGGCCAGAGCCATTTCCAGGCCGCCGCCCAGTGCATCGCCCTGGATCAGCGCAATCGAACGCACGTCACCGCCAAAGCCGGTGTGCAGGTGGTGCACGCCTTCCACGCAGCGCTGCGCATAGGTCAGCAGCAGGTCGCGGTTGCCTTCGCGGATCAGGCGGGTGAACAGGTCCAGGTCGCCGCCCAGGTTGTAGGCAGCGGCATCGGAGGCCAGCACGAAATGGCGCAGCCGCCCGCTGTGGCGCTGGGCCGGGCCGCGGGTGATGGCGCTCATGTAGCTCCACATCTCGTCCAGCATGTCCTTGCGGCAGCAGGGACGGATGCCCGTGGCCGCGTCGGCGTGCATGAACAACCAGTGGGCGGAGTCGTCGTCGTTGTCTTCGGTACGGATGGTGGCGAACGGCGAACCGCTGGCAGACAGCTTTTCAATGGTACTCATGGAAGGGTCCTCGGCATGCGGCCCGCAGAGAGAAGTGGTGGCCGGCGGGCCGAACGGTCCACACACGCGGCGATGCTACACCGGGCGCGGCACCGCGCACGCGAAAAGGCCCGGGTTGTTTCC
This genomic stretch from Stenotrophomonas sp. SAU14A_NAIMI4_5 harbors:
- a CDS encoding crotonase/enoyl-CoA hydratase family protein: MSTIEKLSASGSPFATIRTEDNDDDSAHWLFMHADAATGIRPCCRKDMLDEMWSYMSAITRGPAQRHSGRLRHFVLASDAAAYNLGGDLDLFTRLIREGNRDLLLTYAQRCVEGVHHLHTGFGGDVRSIALIQGDALGGGLEMALACHTIVAEEGCGMGLPEVLFGLFPGMGAYSFLCRRVSPQLAEKIILDGRIYSSEEMHALGVVDVLVKKGEGRAAVDDMIRHQQRLPQSYLAMNAARNLAQSVSYDELLEITKVWVDSALALGDRSLRTMDRLIKAQTRRAGLDAA